In one Desulfoferula mesophila genomic region, the following are encoded:
- the had gene encoding 6-hydroxycyclohex-1-ene-1-carbonyl-CoA dehydrogenase produces MAAIPDKIQTWQMVEPGKEGKPGVLQKTTLPMPELAEGDALVEVAGCGVCHTDLGYFYDGVPTVSKPPLTLGHEIAGTVLAGPDALVGKQVIVPAVMPCGNCPICDEGRGNRCLAQKMPGNSLGVYGGFSSHIPVPAGDLCVVDDPKFPLSHYAVVADAGTTPYQAAMRADLKEGDLVIVTGITGGVGVYMGQIAKALGAKVVLGIARNQAKLDRALDFGVDYVINSKDKDIKQIKGEFGDICKQAGVPKNVGWKIFECTGTGGGQEIALALLSFLGKLVVVGFGLQANKYMLSKLMAFDAEIIGTWGCLPEYYPKVLAMVQDGRVQIEPFLETKPMSQIEQVFEQQHAGLFDKRQVLEPDF; encoded by the coding sequence ATGGCGGCCATACCCGACAAGATTCAAACCTGGCAGATGGTGGAGCCGGGCAAGGAAGGCAAACCCGGCGTGTTGCAGAAAACCACCCTGCCCATGCCCGAGCTGGCCGAAGGCGACGCCCTGGTGGAGGTGGCCGGTTGCGGCGTGTGCCACACCGACCTGGGCTATTTCTACGACGGCGTGCCCACCGTGAGCAAGCCGCCCCTGACCCTGGGCCACGAGATCGCGGGCACGGTGCTGGCCGGCCCCGACGCCCTGGTGGGCAAGCAGGTGATCGTGCCGGCGGTGATGCCCTGCGGCAACTGCCCCATCTGCGACGAGGGCCGGGGCAACCGCTGCCTGGCCCAGAAGATGCCCGGCAACTCCCTGGGCGTCTACGGCGGCTTCTCCAGCCACATCCCGGTGCCCGCCGGCGACCTGTGCGTCGTCGACGACCCCAAGTTCCCCTTGAGCCACTACGCGGTGGTGGCCGACGCGGGCACCACCCCCTACCAGGCGGCCATGCGCGCCGACCTCAAGGAGGGCGACCTGGTCATCGTCACCGGCATCACCGGCGGGGTGGGGGTTTACATGGGCCAGATCGCCAAGGCCTTGGGGGCCAAGGTGGTGCTGGGCATCGCCCGCAACCAGGCCAAGCTGGACCGCGCCCTGGACTTCGGCGTGGACTACGTGATCAACTCCAAGGACAAGGACATCAAGCAGATCAAGGGCGAGTTCGGCGACATCTGCAAGCAGGCCGGGGTGCCCAAGAACGTGGGCTGGAAGATATTCGAGTGCACCGGCACCGGCGGCGGCCAGGAGATCGCCCTGGCCCTGTTGTCCTTCCTGGGCAAGTTGGTGGTGGTGGGCTTCGGCCTGCAGGCCAACAAGTACATGCTCAGCAAACTGATGGCCTTCGACGCCGAGATCATCGGCACCTGGGGCTGCCTCCCCGAGTACTACCCCAAGGTGCTGGCCATGGTCCAGGACGGCCGGGTTCAGATAGAGCCCTTCCTGGAGACCAAGCCCATGAGCCAAATCGAGCAGGTCTTCGAGCAGCAGCACGCCGGCTTGTTCGACAAGCGCCAGGTTCTGGAGCCCGACTTCTAG
- a CDS encoding 3-oxoacyl-ACP reductase family protein: MRLAGKKAIVTGSSRGVGAAVAQAFAREGADVVVNYSSSEGPAKDLVKQFKDMGRQAVAIKGDVAREEDCQALVDAAMNDLGGLDIIVNNAGFTRPAMLHKMSGEQWDQVLNIHLKAVWMMSKAAQPIFKAQKGGRVINVTSVAGVVGTVGQVNYSAAKGGVISLTKSIAREMAGFNVCANVISLGIVATDMTEKIRSDEKLRDIYMNRILLKRFAEADDITPAFVFLASDEANYITGQLICVDGGYGMI; this comes from the coding sequence ATGCGTCTAGCCGGAAAAAAAGCCATAGTCACCGGGTCTTCCCGCGGCGTGGGGGCCGCAGTGGCCCAGGCCTTTGCCCGCGAGGGAGCCGACGTAGTGGTCAACTACAGCTCCTCCGAGGGGCCCGCCAAGGATTTGGTCAAACAATTTAAGGACATGGGCCGACAAGCCGTGGCGATCAAGGGCGACGTGGCCCGAGAGGAAGACTGCCAGGCCCTGGTGGACGCGGCCATGAACGACCTGGGCGGGTTGGACATCATCGTCAACAACGCCGGGTTCACCCGGCCGGCCATGCTGCACAAGATGAGCGGCGAGCAGTGGGACCAGGTGCTGAACATCCACCTCAAGGCGGTGTGGATGATGAGCAAGGCGGCCCAACCCATCTTCAAGGCCCAAAAAGGCGGCCGGGTCATCAACGTGACCAGCGTGGCCGGGGTGGTGGGCACCGTGGGCCAGGTCAACTACTCGGCGGCCAAGGGCGGGGTCATCAGCCTGACCAAGTCCATCGCCCGGGAGATGGCCGGCTTCAACGTCTGCGCCAACGTGATCTCCCTGGGCATCGTGGCCACGGACATGACCGAAAAGATCCGCTCGGACGAAAAGCTGCGGGACATCTACATGAACCGCATTTTGCTCAAACGCTTTGCCGAGGCCGATGATATCACCCCCGCCTTCGTGTTCTTGGCCAGCGACGAGGCCAACTACATCACCGGCCAGCTCATCTGCGTGGACGGCGGCTACGGAATGATCTAA
- a CDS encoding enoyl-CoA hydratase/isomerase family protein — protein sequence MSQPVLLVEDHGPVRLFTLNRPESLNALDQEMMAAMSQALGEARADDQVGAVVLTGAGRAFSAGADLAFFAKMAAEGDQASRARFTGLEGPRALANFPKPLIAAVNGPAVGWGLTVSLMCDLRLASQEAYFSAGFVKVGVTPEFGSSFLLPAIVGLGRAMDMVLTARRVPAAEALDMGLLNRVAPAEELLPQALELAGHIAAMPRPAVDMAKALLRHGAESGLEQVLDYEMRCFRTAMASPEHKAAVEAMLEAIRARKG from the coding sequence ATGAGCCAGCCCGTGTTGTTAGTGGAAGACCATGGCCCGGTGCGTCTGTTTACCCTGAACCGCCCTGAAAGCCTCAACGCCTTGGACCAGGAAATGATGGCCGCCATGAGCCAGGCCTTGGGGGAGGCCAGGGCCGACGACCAAGTGGGCGCGGTGGTGCTCACCGGAGCGGGGCGGGCCTTCAGCGCCGGGGCCGACCTGGCTTTTTTCGCCAAAATGGCGGCCGAGGGCGACCAGGCCAGCCGCGCCCGCTTCACCGGGCTGGAGGGCCCCCGGGCCCTGGCCAACTTCCCCAAGCCCCTGATCGCGGCGGTCAACGGCCCGGCGGTGGGCTGGGGCCTCACCGTGAGCCTGATGTGCGACCTGCGTCTGGCCAGCCAAGAGGCCTATTTTTCGGCCGGTTTCGTCAAGGTGGGGGTCACCCCGGAGTTCGGCTCCTCCTTCCTGCTGCCGGCCATCGTGGGCCTGGGCCGGGCCATGGACATGGTGCTCACCGCCCGCCGGGTGCCCGCCGCCGAGGCCCTGGACATGGGCTTGCTGAACCGCGTCGCTCCGGCCGAAGAGCTTTTGCCCCAGGCCCTGGAGCTGGCCGGGCACATCGCCGCCATGCCCCGCCCGGCCGTGGACATGGCCAAGGCCCTGCTGCGTCATGGGGCCGAGTCGGGCCTGGAGCAGGTGTTGGACTACGAGATGCGCTGCTTCCGCACGGCCATGGCCTCGCCCGAGCACAAGGCGGCCGTGGAGGCCATGTTGGAGGCCATCAGGGCCCGCAAAGGCTAA
- a CDS encoding deoxyribonuclease IV translates to MRFGIHLSVAGGPMRAAVEAKALGLECLQIFSGTPRTWKQKPLKKADAQAFARATDQAGLDPVAVHAPYLINLAAGDHALWRRSYQALAAQLKRAAALGATAVVVHPGSRGRRELAWGLDRAAEGARRALEAAGPGAALWLENTAGGGGHLGGDLGQLAGLLERLEGLAVGAVIDTAHAFAAGYALDGYERARAFVDLLDAELGLERVRMWHLNDSDFPQGGLRDRHTHLGRGLLGEGCFAALVEDKRLVGMGGVMETPKDTRWADRRNLAFLRRLRRRAGTRP, encoded by the coding sequence GTGCGTTTCGGTATCCATCTGTCCGTGGCCGGGGGGCCCATGCGGGCCGCGGTGGAGGCCAAGGCCCTGGGCCTGGAGTGTTTGCAGATCTTCTCGGGCACTCCGCGCACCTGGAAACAGAAGCCGCTCAAAAAGGCCGACGCCCAGGCCTTTGCCCGGGCGACGGACCAGGCGGGCCTGGACCCGGTGGCGGTGCACGCCCCCTATCTGATCAACCTGGCCGCCGGGGACCACGCCCTGTGGCGGCGCTCCTACCAGGCCCTGGCCGCCCAGCTCAAGCGGGCCGCCGCCCTGGGGGCCACAGCGGTGGTGGTGCATCCGGGCAGCCGGGGCCGGCGCGAGCTGGCCTGGGGCCTGGACCGGGCGGCCGAGGGAGCCCGCCGGGCCCTGGAGGCGGCCGGGCCCGGTGCGGCCCTGTGGCTGGAAAATACCGCCGGCGGGGGAGGGCACCTGGGCGGCGACCTGGGTCAGTTGGCCGGGCTGCTGGAGCGCCTGGAGGGCCTGGCCGTGGGGGCGGTGATCGACACGGCCCACGCCTTTGCCGCCGGCTACGCCCTGGACGGCTATGAGAGGGCGCGGGCCTTTGTGGACCTCCTGGACGCAGAGCTGGGCCTAGAGCGGGTCCGGATGTGGCACCTCAACGATTCCGATTTCCCCCAGGGCGGCTTGCGGGACCGCCACACCCATCTGGGCCGGGGCCTGTTGGGGGAGGGCTGCTTCGCCGCCCTGGTGGAAGACAAGCGCCTGGTTGGCATGGGCGGGGTGATGGAAACCCCCAAGGACACCCGCTGGGCCGACCGGCGCAACCTGGCCTTTTTGCGCCGCCTGCGCCGCCGCGCGGGGACCAGGCCCTAG
- a CDS encoding valine--tRNA ligase has translation MAQETLPKSYEPSQVEERWYAYWEREGLFTADPAGKGPAYSIVIPPPNVTGQLHMGHALNNTMQDIMCRYKRMLGYEVLWMPGTDHAGIATQNVVERQLAAEGKTRHDLGREAFIERVWEWRAEYGGKIINQLKRLGASCDWSRERFTMDEGLSRAVREVFVRLYEEGLIYRGDYIINWCPRCHTALSDLESEHEEVKGGLYHIRYPFKNGKGYLVVATTRPETLLGDTAVAVNPDDPRYQNLGDDTVLLPLIGRELPIIRDSYVSTDFGTGALKVTPAHDPNDFLLGQQHGLAAIRVMDDDGVINAEGGPYAGMERFEARKAMLADLDAQGLLEKQEDYMHSVGHCYRCKTMVEPILSKQWFVKVGPLAEEALKAVQTGRTKIVPTQWEKTYYEWMTNIRDWCVSRQIWWGHRIPAWYCECGEVIVSRTAPEKCPACGSGELRQETDVLDTWFSSALWPFSTMGWPDQTPELSKFYPTSCLVTGFDILFFWVARMMMMGIKFMGEVPFTDVYIHALVRDASGQKMSKSKGNVIDPLIVMDEFGTDAFRFTLAAFAAQGRDIKMSEERIAGYRNFVNKIWNAARFTLMNLGEGEPGELPTEPTLEDRWILSRVSRVAQEVGRAIEEYRFNEAASAAYQFVWHEFCDWYLELAKGPLYDESDPERQVATRAVLAEVYSRLLRILHPFMPFVTEELWQRLPGAQGSIMQAPWPGEHDDQIDPQAEHDMGLVMEVIGAVRNIRGEMGISPGREVPVVLLPYSDQVFSVLQAQSARIQSLAKTTEPGWASEGEQPAKSAGAALAEVTVFVPLEGLVDFSAEEARLDKELAKLEKEITPSRKKLTNQGFLAKAPEEVVAKEKAKVAEAEDKIARIKQSLVRVKSFR, from the coding sequence ATGGCCCAGGAAACCCTACCCAAATCTTACGAGCCGTCCCAGGTGGAAGAGCGTTGGTACGCCTATTGGGAACGCGAGGGGTTGTTCACCGCCGATCCGGCCGGCAAGGGCCCGGCCTATTCCATCGTGATCCCGCCGCCCAACGTAACCGGGCAGCTGCACATGGGCCACGCGCTCAACAACACCATGCAGGACATCATGTGCCGCTACAAGCGCATGCTGGGCTACGAGGTGCTGTGGATGCCGGGCACCGACCACGCGGGCATCGCCACCCAGAACGTGGTGGAGCGCCAGCTGGCCGCCGAGGGCAAGACCCGCCACGACCTGGGGCGGGAGGCCTTCATCGAGCGGGTGTGGGAATGGCGGGCCGAGTACGGCGGCAAGATCATCAACCAGCTCAAGCGCCTGGGCGCCTCCTGCGACTGGAGCCGGGAGCGCTTCACCATGGACGAGGGCCTGTCCCGGGCGGTGCGCGAGGTTTTCGTGCGCCTGTACGAGGAAGGGCTCATCTACCGGGGCGACTACATCATCAACTGGTGCCCCCGCTGCCACACCGCCTTGAGCGACCTGGAGAGCGAGCACGAGGAGGTCAAGGGCGGGCTGTACCACATCCGCTATCCCTTCAAGAACGGCAAGGGCTACCTGGTGGTGGCCACCACCAGGCCGGAGACCCTGTTGGGCGACACCGCGGTGGCGGTGAACCCCGACGACCCCCGCTATCAGAACCTGGGCGACGACACGGTGCTCCTGCCGCTCATCGGCCGGGAGCTGCCCATCATCCGGGATTCCTACGTGTCCACCGACTTCGGCACCGGGGCCCTGAAGGTGACCCCGGCCCACGACCCCAACGACTTCCTCCTGGGCCAGCAGCACGGCCTGGCCGCCATCCGGGTCATGGACGACGACGGGGTAATCAACGCCGAGGGCGGCCCCTACGCCGGGATGGAGCGCTTCGAGGCCCGCAAGGCCATGCTGGCCGACCTGGACGCCCAGGGCCTTTTGGAAAAGCAGGAAGACTACATGCACTCGGTGGGCCACTGCTACCGCTGCAAGACCATGGTGGAGCCCATTCTCTCCAAGCAGTGGTTCGTCAAGGTGGGCCCCCTGGCCGAGGAGGCCCTGAAGGCGGTGCAGACCGGGCGCACCAAGATCGTGCCCACCCAGTGGGAAAAGACCTATTACGAGTGGATGACCAACATCCGCGACTGGTGCGTGAGCCGCCAGATCTGGTGGGGCCACCGCATCCCGGCCTGGTACTGCGAATGCGGCGAGGTCATCGTCAGCCGCACCGCGCCGGAAAAGTGCCCGGCCTGCGGCTCCGGCGAGCTGCGCCAGGAGACCGACGTCCTGGACACCTGGTTCTCTAGCGCCCTGTGGCCCTTCTCCACCATGGGCTGGCCCGACCAGACCCCGGAGCTCAGCAAGTTCTACCCCACCTCCTGCCTGGTCACCGGTTTCGACATCCTGTTCTTCTGGGTGGCCCGCATGATGATGATGGGTATCAAGTTCATGGGCGAGGTGCCCTTCACCGACGTGTACATTCACGCCCTGGTGCGCGATGCCTCGGGCCAGAAGATGTCCAAGTCCAAGGGCAACGTCATCGATCCCCTGATCGTCATGGACGAGTTCGGCACCGACGCCTTCCGCTTCACCCTGGCCGCCTTCGCGGCCCAGGGCCGCGACATCAAGATGAGCGAGGAGCGCATCGCCGGTTACCGCAACTTCGTCAACAAGATATGGAACGCGGCCCGCTTCACGCTTATGAACCTGGGCGAGGGCGAACCGGGCGAGCTGCCCACCGAGCCGACCCTGGAGGACCGCTGGATCCTCTCGCGGGTGAGCCGGGTGGCCCAGGAGGTGGGCCGGGCCATAGAGGAGTACCGCTTCAACGAGGCGGCCAGCGCGGCCTACCAGTTCGTGTGGCACGAGTTCTGCGACTGGTATCTAGAGCTGGCCAAGGGCCCGCTCTACGACGAGAGCGACCCCGAGCGCCAGGTGGCCACCCGGGCGGTGCTGGCCGAGGTGTACTCGCGCCTGCTCAGGATACTGCATCCCTTCATGCCCTTTGTCACCGAGGAGCTGTGGCAGCGCCTGCCCGGGGCCCAGGGCAGCATCATGCAGGCCCCCTGGCCCGGCGAGCACGACGACCAGATCGACCCCCAGGCCGAGCACGACATGGGCCTGGTCATGGAAGTGATCGGCGCGGTGCGCAATATTCGCGGAGAGATGGGAATTAGTCCCGGCCGGGAAGTTCCTGTGGTACTATTGCCCTACTCCGATCAGGTCTTTTCGGTCCTCCAGGCCCAATCCGCCCGCATCCAGAGCCTGGCCAAGACCACAGAGCCGGGCTGGGCCAGCGAGGGTGAGCAGCCGGCCAAGTCGGCCGGGGCGGCCCTGGCCGAGGTGACGGTGTTCGTGCCCCTGGAGGGGCTGGTGGATTTCAGCGCCGAGGAGGCCCGCCTGGACAAGGAGTTGGCCAAGCTGGAGAAGGAAATCACCCCCAGCCGCAAGAAGCTCACCAACCAGGGTTTCTTGGCCAAGGCACCCGAAGAGGTGGTGGCCAAGGAAAAGGCCAAGGTGGCGGAGGCTGAGGACAAAATCGCCAGGATCAAGCAAAGTCTGGTCCGGGTGAAGAGTTTCCGTTAG
- a CDS encoding TusE/DsrC/DsvC family sulfur relay protein has translation MPTVSFKGKDFEVDEDGFLQDPETWDVDFAHYVKEQEGISELTDEHWKVIHYLQDYYKKNGIAPMVRIMTKVTGYKLKQIYELFPSGPGKGACKMAGLAKPTGCV, from the coding sequence ATGCCGACCGTGAGCTTTAAGGGCAAAGATTTTGAAGTGGACGAGGACGGCTTCCTGCAAGATCCCGAGACTTGGGACGTTGACTTCGCTCACTACGTGAAGGAGCAAGAGGGCATCTCCGAGTTGACCGACGAACACTGGAAGGTTATCCACTACCTCCAGGACTACTACAAGAAGAACGGCATCGCCCCCATGGTCCGGATCATGACCAAGGTCACCGGCTACAAGCTGAAGCAGATCTACGAGCTGTTCCCCAGCGGCCCCGGCAAGGGCGCCTGCAAGATGGCCGGTTTGGCCAAGCCCACCGGCTGCGTCTAG
- a CDS encoding YcaO-like family protein, giving the protein MGENASRLKLEAAPKAYEGEQDKARAPEETVAWVRERFASMGHDVLRQVMRIDTGRLGIPVYISICGDEAKGVIGTQKQMGKGAAPAQAEASALMELAERFSFFSFIKSDGFPWLTAPEAGPQAMDFAQAAKAVHHPPEDLARAKAVFDLLPQRWAWARNLGAGRDERLPLSWFYAINEYNGPAAGNCLEEAVLQSLCEVVERHVSAVVTLEKRPTPAIDPDSVTDPVAAGLIAKFMGAGIKVYLKDFTCDMGIPSVAALCYDPSTFPASSEIVYAAGTATSPAMALVRALTEVAQLAGEFNTHTSYKVSALPKFAQLEDASYVTEAAGTVALDSLPNLSAPDFRDEVMNCVGALEDRGYSVYCLNATHPELQVPAVYTIVPGAHFAYRTTGTDVVFHAAKAASQLPDPLQALAVLNQMLEEAGQTYYLEFFRGLALMALERPGEALASLDAALGLNPPSSDEASIHTHRGAALKDLGRYDEAKTALGRAASFRDPHSEVFNLLGFCHYMLKEHEMAIEAFGRAIELEPGLAINYANIGSNLRELGQFKEACQMYEHALELDPGLGFARDNLEKLRQKL; this is encoded by the coding sequence ATGGGCGAGAACGCATCGCGCCTGAAGCTTGAGGCGGCCCCCAAGGCATACGAGGGCGAACAGGACAAGGCCAGGGCCCCGGAAGAGACCGTGGCCTGGGTGCGCGAGCGTTTCGCGTCCATGGGCCACGACGTTTTGCGCCAGGTGATGCGCATCGACACGGGACGTCTGGGCATCCCCGTGTACATCAGCATCTGCGGCGACGAGGCCAAGGGGGTGATCGGCACCCAAAAGCAGATGGGCAAGGGCGCCGCTCCGGCCCAGGCCGAGGCCAGCGCCCTCATGGAGTTGGCCGAGCGCTTCTCCTTTTTCAGCTTCATCAAAAGCGATGGCTTCCCCTGGCTCACCGCCCCCGAGGCCGGCCCCCAGGCCATGGATTTCGCCCAAGCGGCCAAGGCGGTGCACCATCCCCCCGAGGACCTGGCGCGGGCCAAGGCGGTCTTTGACCTGCTGCCCCAGAGGTGGGCCTGGGCCCGCAACCTGGGCGCGGGGCGCGACGAGCGCCTGCCCCTGAGCTGGTTCTACGCCATCAACGAGTACAACGGCCCGGCGGCGGGCAACTGCCTGGAAGAGGCGGTGTTGCAGAGCCTGTGCGAAGTGGTGGAGCGCCACGTTTCGGCGGTGGTCACCCTGGAAAAGCGGCCCACCCCGGCCATCGACCCGGACAGTGTGACCGATCCCGTGGCCGCCGGGCTCATCGCCAAGTTCATGGGGGCGGGCATCAAGGTCTATCTCAAGGACTTCACCTGCGACATGGGCATCCCCTCGGTGGCGGCCCTGTGCTACGACCCCAGCACCTTCCCCGCCTCCAGCGAGATCGTCTACGCGGCGGGCACCGCCACCAGCCCGGCCATGGCCTTGGTGCGCGCCCTCACCGAGGTGGCCCAACTGGCGGGCGAGTTCAACACCCACACCTCCTACAAGGTCAGCGCCCTGCCCAAGTTCGCCCAGCTGGAGGACGCCAGCTACGTTACCGAGGCGGCGGGCACGGTGGCCCTGGACTCTCTGCCCAACCTGAGCGCCCCGGACTTCCGCGACGAGGTGATGAACTGCGTGGGCGCCCTGGAGGATCGCGGCTATTCGGTGTATTGCCTCAACGCGACCCACCCGGAGCTGCAAGTGCCCGCGGTTTATACCATTGTGCCCGGAGCCCACTTCGCCTACCGCACCACCGGCACCGACGTGGTGTTCCACGCGGCCAAGGCGGCCAGCCAGCTTCCAGACCCCCTGCAGGCCCTGGCGGTGTTAAACCAAATGCTCGAAGAGGCCGGGCAGACCTATTACCTGGAGTTTTTCCGGGGCCTGGCCTTGATGGCCCTGGAGCGGCCCGGCGAGGCCCTGGCCTCCTTGGACGCGGCCCTGGGCCTGAACCCGCCATCCAGCGACGAGGCCTCCATCCACACCCACCGGGGCGCGGCCCTCAAGGATCTGGGGCGCTACGACGAGGCCAAAACGGCCCTGGGCCGGGCGGCCTCCTTCCGCGACCCCCACTCGGAAGTGTTCAATCTGCTTGGCTTTTGCCACTACATGCTCAAGGAGCACGAGATGGCCATCGAGGCCTTTGGCCGGGCTATAGAGCTGGAGCCGGGCCTGGCCATCAACTACGCCAACATCGGCAGCAACTTGAGGGAGCTGGGTCAGTTCAAGGAGGCCTGCCAGATGTACGAGCACGCCTTGGAGCTGGACCCCGGCCTGGGGTTTGCCCGGGATAATCTGGAAAAGTTAAGGCAAAAGCTTTAA
- a CDS encoding peptide chain release factor-like protein, which translates to MDLPPEIEEKDLLWEFFRASGPGGQHRNKTETGVRLTHLPSGITVSATERRSQHQNREVALERLAHALAEKAKPPPKPRRPTKPSRAAKRRRLEAKKQRGQIKSLRRKPVGD; encoded by the coding sequence GTGGACCTGCCGCCGGAAATAGAAGAAAAAGACCTGCTCTGGGAGTTTTTTCGGGCCTCCGGGCCGGGCGGCCAACACCGCAACAAGACCGAAACCGGGGTGCGCCTGACCCACCTGCCCAGCGGCATCACCGTGAGCGCCACCGAGCGCCGCTCCCAGCACCAGAACCGGGAGGTGGCTCTGGAGCGCTTGGCCCATGCCTTGGCCGAAAAGGCCAAGCCCCCGCCCAAGCCCCGGCGGCCCACCAAGCCCTCCCGGGCCGCCAAACGCCGCCGCCTGGAAGCCAAAAAGCAGCGGGGTCAGATCAAATCCCTGCGCCGCAAGCCGGTGGGGGATTAG
- the folE2 gene encoding GTP cyclohydrolase FolE2 — protein MLDVQNQPDHRNIAIDKVGVKNIRYPITVLDRANGSQQTVASINMYVNLPHQYKGTHMSRFIELLSEYSGSINIKNIPDILEEMKHRLDAESAHIEVEFPYFLEKAAPVSQAQGLMEYGVAFRGSLNGAGMDLVVEIAVPVTTLCPCSKEISVTGAHNQRGIVRLAVRFKRFIWIEDLIHMVESSASSEVFSLLKRDDEKFVTEHAYDNPMFVEDVVREVASKLSDDRNIVWFTVDSENFESIHNHSAYAYIECDKRAPRA, from the coding sequence ATGCTCGACGTACAAAACCAGCCCGACCACCGCAACATCGCCATCGACAAGGTGGGGGTGAAGAATATCCGTTACCCCATCACCGTGTTGGACCGGGCCAACGGCAGCCAGCAGACCGTGGCCTCCATCAACATGTACGTGAACCTGCCCCACCAGTACAAGGGCACCCACATGAGCCGCTTCATCGAGCTACTCAGCGAGTACAGCGGCAGCATCAACATCAAGAACATCCCCGACATCCTGGAGGAGATGAAGCACCGCCTGGACGCCGAGAGCGCCCACATCGAGGTGGAGTTCCCCTATTTCCTGGAAAAGGCCGCCCCGGTGAGCCAGGCCCAGGGGCTCATGGAATACGGCGTGGCCTTTCGGGGTAGCCTCAACGGCGCGGGCATGGATCTGGTGGTGGAGATCGCGGTGCCGGTGACCACCCTGTGCCCCTGCTCCAAGGAGATAAGCGTCACCGGGGCCCACAACCAGCGGGGCATCGTGCGCCTGGCCGTGAGGTTCAAGCGCTTCATCTGGATCGAGGACCTCATCCACATGGTGGAAAGCAGCGCCTCCAGCGAGGTGTTTTCCCTGCTCAAGCGCGACGACGAAAAATTCGTCACCGAGCACGCCTACGACAACCCCATGTTCGTGGAGGACGTGGTGCGCGAGGTGGCCAGCAAGCTCAGCGACGACCGCAACATCGTCTGGTTCACCGTGGACAGCGAGAACTTCGAGTCCATCCACAACCACTCGGCCTACGCCTATATCGAGTGCGACAAGCGGGCCCCCAGGGCCTAG
- the gltA gene encoding NADPH-dependent glutamate synthase codes for MAEKAKKEKAPRTPMPEQKPEVRRRNFEEVPMGYTAEMAQAEAQRCLQCKKPSCKEGCPVNVDIPQFIAEIAQGNYAGAIMQLWQKNSLPAVCGRVCPQENQCEGMCIVGKKDKPVAIGNLERFAADWARAEKDLPMPPKDAPTGKKVAVVGSGPGSLTVAGDLIRKGHEVTVFEAFHKAGGVLVYGIPEFRLPKEIVAAEVNFLERLGVKVECNMVVGSTITVDELLTEEGFDAVYLGVGAGLPRFVGVPGENLIGVYSANEYLTRANLMKGYLFPEYDTPLVGGEHVCVFGGGNVAMDSLRTAMRMGCDDVKCVYRRSEQELPARGEEIHHAKDEGIQFFVLHNPIRFIGDEDNRLKAVELQEMKLGEPDESGRRRPEPIPGSTKTLECDLAIIAIGSGANPLITRTTPGLAVNKWGYIEADEAGKTKKPGVWAGGDIVTGAATVIKAAGAGRLAANSMHEYLTWGW; via the coding sequence ATGGCCGAAAAAGCGAAAAAGGAAAAAGCTCCGCGCACCCCGATGCCCGAACAGAAGCCCGAGGTGCGGCGACGCAATTTTGAAGAAGTTCCCATGGGCTACACCGCCGAGATGGCCCAGGCCGAGGCTCAGCGCTGTTTGCAGTGCAAAAAGCCCTCCTGCAAGGAGGGTTGCCCGGTTAACGTGGACATCCCCCAGTTCATCGCCGAGATCGCCCAGGGCAACTACGCCGGGGCCATCATGCAGCTGTGGCAGAAGAACTCCCTGCCCGCCGTCTGCGGCCGGGTGTGCCCCCAGGAGAACCAGTGCGAGGGCATGTGCATCGTGGGCAAGAAGGACAAGCCCGTGGCCATCGGCAACCTGGAGCGCTTCGCCGCCGACTGGGCCCGGGCCGAAAAGGACCTGCCCATGCCCCCCAAGGACGCCCCCACCGGCAAGAAGGTGGCGGTGGTGGGTTCGGGCCCCGGCAGCCTGACCGTGGCCGGCGACCTGATCCGCAAGGGTCACGAGGTCACCGTGTTCGAGGCCTTCCACAAGGCCGGCGGCGTGTTGGTCTACGGCATTCCCGAGTTCCGCCTGCCCAAGGAGATCGTGGCCGCGGAGGTCAACTTCCTGGAGCGCCTGGGGGTCAAGGTGGAGTGCAACATGGTGGTGGGCTCCACCATCACCGTGGACGAGCTCTTGACCGAGGAAGGCTTTGACGCCGTGTACCTGGGCGTGGGCGCCGGCCTGCCGCGCTTCGTGGGCGTACCCGGCGAGAACCTCATCGGGGTCTACAGCGCCAACGAATACCTGACCCGGGCCAACCTGATGAAGGGCTATCTCTTCCCCGAGTACGACACCCCCCTGGTGGGCGGCGAGCACGTGTGTGTCTTTGGCGGCGGCAACGTGGCCATGGACAGCCTGCGCACCGCCATGCGCATGGGCTGCGACGACGTGAAATGCGTGTACCGCCGCTCCGAGCAGGAGCTGCCCGCCCGCGGCGAGGAGATCCACCACGCCAAGGACGAGGGCATCCAGTTCTTCGTGTTGCACAACCCCATCCGCTTCATCGGCGACGAGGACAACCGCCTCAAGGCGGTGGAGTTGCAAGAGATGAAGCTGGGCGAGCCCGATGAAAGCGGCCGCCGCCGCCCCGAGCCCATCCCCGGCTCCACCAAGACCCTGGAATGCGACCTGGCCATCATCGCCATCGGCTCCGGGGCCAACCCCCTGATCACCCGGACCACCCCCGGCCTGGCCGTGAACAAGTGGGGCTACATCGAGGCCGACGAGGCGGGCAAGACCAAGAAGCCCGGCGTGTGGGCCGGCGGCGACATCGTCACCGGCGCGGCCACGGTCATCAAGGCCGCCGGGGCGGGCCGCCTGGCCGCCAACAGCATGCACGAGTACCTGACCTGGGGCTGGTAG